The nucleotide sequence CTGCATCTGGATATAATTGTTGACAGGCTGTTGAGAGAATTCAAGGTTGAAGCTAATGTAGGAAGTCCGCAGGTTGCTTACAGAGAGACTATCAGAAAGAATGTTAAACAGGAATCTAAATATATCAAACAATCCGGTGGTAGAGGACAGTATGGTCACGTGTGGCTGGAGCTTGAGCCTCTTGAAGCCGGCGAAGGTTTTCAGTTTGAGAATAAGATTGTGGGCGGTGCTATTCCTAAAGATTTCATCCCTGCAGTTCAAAAAGGTATTGAAGAGGCAATGGAAGCCGGTGTTCAGGCTGGTTTTCCTGTTGTGGATGTTAAAGTAACCCTTTACGACGGCTCGTTTCATGAAGTTGACTCATCAGAGATGGCTTTTAAAATTGCGGCTTCGATGGGTTTTAAGGACGGGATGAAAAAGGCCTCTCCGGTTATACTGGAGCCTATAATGAAAGTCGAAGTTGTTGTGCCTGAAGAGTATATGGGTGATGTTATGGGAGATTTAAACTCCCGGAGAGGAAGAGTGGAAGGTATGGATTCCAGAGGCAATACTCAGGTTATAAACAGTTATGTTCCGCTTAAAGAGATGTTCGGCTATGCTACGAATCTGAGATCATTAACGCAGGGCAGGGCTACTTATACAATGCAGTTTAGCCATTACGAGGAAGTACCTGCGACCATTGCTGAAGAAATTGCAAAATCAAGAGTATAGAGTCAGGAGGAAAGGATGTCCAAGCAAAAGTACGAAAGGAAGAAACCTCACGTAAACGTAGGCACGATAGGCCACGTTGACCATGGTAAGACGACATTGACAGCAGCGATGACACATGTACTGTCATTAAAGGGGTACGCAGATTATATTGAGTTTGGTAATATAGACAAGGCCCCTGAGGAGAAGGAGCGTGGTATAACGATAGCCACCGCTCATGTTGAGTACGAGAGCGACAAGCGCCACTATGCGCACGTAGACTGTCCCGGTCACGCTGACTATGTAAAGAACATGATTACAGGTGCAGCGCAGATGGACGGAGCGATATTGGTGGTAAGTGCAGCAGACGGTCCTATGCCTCAGACAAGGGAGCACATTCTTTTGGCGAGACAGGTAGGAGTTCCCAGTATAGTAGTTTTCATGAACAAGTGCGATATGGTGGATGATGAGGAGCTGCTTGAGCTTGTAGAGCTTGAGATAAGAGACCTTCTGAACACCTATGAATTTCCCGGAGATGATATTCCGATAATCAAGGGTAGCGCATTGCAGGCGTTGGAGAATGCTGAAGACGAAGAGAAGACGAAGTGTATATGGGAATTGCTTCAGGCGATGGATGATTATATACCAGCTCCTGAGCGAGATATAGACAAGCCGTTTTTGATGCCGATCGAGGATGTATTCAGCATATCCGGCCGTGGGACAGTAGTTACGGGCAGAGTTGAGCGAGGTAAGGTAAGGGTTCAGGACGAGATAGAGATAGTAGGACTTACAGACACCCGTAAGACTGTGGTAACGGGAGTTGAGATGTTCCGTAAGATACTTGATGAAGGAGAAGCCGGAGATAATGTAGGTGTACTTCTTAGGGGTATCAAGAAGGATGATGTGGAGCGTGGCCAGGTACTTGCGAAGCCAGGCAGTATAACTCCTCACCGTAAGTTTAAGTGTGAGGCATATATATTGACAAAAGAAGAGGGTGGTCGTCATACGCCATTTTTCAGCGGTTATCGTCCACAGTTTTACTTCCGTACGACGGATGTGACAGGAGTGATAACATTGGCAGAGGGAGTAGAGATGGTAATGCCCGGAGATAATATCAGCTGTGACGTGGATTTAATCCAGCCGATAGCGATGGAGCAGGGATTAAGATTTGCTATACGTGAAGGCGGCAGGACAGTAGGTGCCGGTGTCGTTACAGAAATCGTGGAGTAATAGAGGTATATAATGGCTGAACAAAAGATACGAATAAAATTAAAAGGCTACGATCATAAAATACTGGATAAAGCAGTAAAGGATATAGTCAGCACGGCCAAGAGGACGGGGGCACAAACTGTGGGCCCTATACCATTGCCCACGAAAAAGGAAAAATTTACAGTCTTGAAATCTCCCCATGTCAATAAGAAGGCGAGAGACCAGTATGAAATCAGGACTCACAAGAGACTTGTTGATATTTTTGAGCACAACCCACAAACTATTGATGCACTTATGAAGCTGGAATTATCAGCTGGTGTGGATGTTGAAATAAAACTATAAAGGTAGGGCAGGTCAATGTTTAAGGCAATATTAGGAAAAAAAATAGGGATGAGTCAGATTTTTACTCCTGAAGGTAAAGTAATTCCTGTTACAGTTATTGAGGCAGGCCCTTGCACAGTAGTACAGAAGAAAAACGTAGCCAGCGACGGCTACAATGCTTTACAAATGGGGTATCAAAAGATTAAAAAAGTTAAAAATGTAACAAAACCTATGTTGGGGCATTTTAAGAAAAACAATCTTGAGCCTTTTAAGGTACTCAAAGAGGTGAAGGTTGAAAATCCTGACGAGTTTGAGATAGGTCAGGAAGTTACAGTGGAAGCCTTTGCAGAAGGTGACGTAGTCGATGTGCAGGGAAAATCTATCGGTAAAGGATTCCAAGGTGTCATGAAAAGGTATAACTTTGGCGGCGGTCCTGCTTCGCACGGTTCGAATTTTCACCGTGAACCAGGTTCAATCGGTATGTGTGAAATGCCGGCAGAGACACCCAAAGGGAGAAAAATGCCGGGAAGAATGGGCGGCAAAAAAGTTACTGTTCAGGGAATCAAAGTAGTTAGAGTTATGCCGGAGAAAAATCTGTTGTTAGTAGCCGGAGCTGTTCCCGGGCATAAGAATTCCACTGTATTTTTAAGGGAATCTACTAAGAAACAAAAAAGTAATTAGAGGTCGTTATGAGCAAATTGGATGTTATAAATACGAATGCAGACAAAGTGGATGAATTGGATATATCCGAACAGTTGATGGATTATCCGGAAAAACCCTGGCTTGTTCATGAGGTTGTTAAAATGCAGCTCGCAGGCAGAAGAGCCGGAACACACGCCACAAAGAACAGGGCTAATATATCCGGAGGCGGTAAAAAACCCTGGAGGCAAAAAGGTACAGGCAGGGCAAGAGCAGGCTCATCCAGGTCCCCTCTTTGGGTCGGCGGTGCCACAATGTTTGGTCCTCAGCCCCGCAGTTATGCATATAAGATGCCCAAAAAGAAAGTTAGATCGGCTTTAAAGTCTGCCTTTAGTTCAAAGCTTAAAGATGGTAGCGTGAAAATTTTTGATAAACTTGCTACTGAAAACGGCAAAACTAAAGAAGCTGCTGAGATTTTAGCAAAATTGAAAGCCGAAAGAAACGTACTTGTCCTCTTTACCGAGTACGATGAAAAGCTGATAAAAGCATTTAGAAATATCCCTTATGTAAAGTTGTTGAATGTGCAAGGATTAAATGTGTACGACACAGTACATGCTGAAAATATTTTGATGTCTCAGGAATGCCTTCAAAATGTTATGGAGGTACTGGAAAAATGATATCTGTTTATGATGTAATTAAGAAGCCTTTGATTACGGAAAAGGCCGTGAGCCTTAAGGAAGATCAGAACCAAGTCGTATTTTCGGTTCATCCGCAGGCTAATAAAGTACAAATAAAACAAGCTGTGGAAGAGCTTTTTGAAGTTAAGGTCAAAGATGTAAAGACCATGAATTTTAAGGGAAAAAAGAAGCGTTTCGGCCTTACTCTGGGAAGAAGAGACGACTGGAAAAAAGCGGTGGTTATGTTAGAAGAAGATCAAAAGCTTGAGTTTGTTTAAGAGAGGAATGTTATGGGTGTTAAAAAATATAAACCAACGTCACCTGGTGTCAGGTTCAGAACGAATGATGATTATTCCAATGTAACTGCTGAGAAGCCTGAAAAGTCATTGGTCAAACCTCTGGCTAAAAAAGGCGGAAGAAACAGTTACGGAAGGATTACCGTCAGGCATAAAGGCGGTGGAAACAAGAGGCTTTACAGAGTAATTGACTTTAAGAGGAACAAAATTGATGTTCCCGGTGTCGTTAAAACAATAGAATATGATCCTAACAGAAGTGCAAGGATTGCACTGATCGTGTATGCTGATGGAGAAAAAAGATATATTCTTGCTCCTATCGGGCTGAAAGTGGGCGATCATGTTTTAAGTGGTAAGGATGCCGACATAAAGCCCGGCAACTCACTGCTGCTGAAAGAAATCCCCGTTGGGACAGTGTTACACAATGTGGAACTCAGGCCTGGTAAAGGTGGCCAGCTGGCAAGGTCTGCCGGTACATACTCCCAGCTTCTTTCAAAGGAGAAAGGGTATTGCCACGTAAGACTGCCTTCCGGTGAAATAAGGCTGGTAAATGCCGAATGCAGGGCAACAGTCGGCCAGGTTAGCAATCCTGAACATGAAAATCTGTCTGTTGGTAAAGCCGGTAAGAACAGATGGTTTGGAATACGCCCAAGTGTACGCGGCGTTGCCATGAACCCGATAGACCATCCTCACGGTGGTGGTGAAGGCAGAACAAGCGGCGGCAGGCACCCTGTTACGCCATGGGGTAAACCAACCAAGGGTTATAAAACTAGAAAGAGTAACAAGCCGACAAATAAATATATTATTTCAAGGCGTAGATAAAGGAGGATAACGTGCCGAGATCCCTCAAAAAAGGACCGTTTATAGATGATCATTTGCTGGATAAAGTAAATGCAGCAAAAGAGAAAGGGGATAAGAAGGTCATTAAAACCTGGTCAAGAAGAAGTACGATTCTGCCTGAAATGGTGGGTTTGACATTTGCTGTACATAATGGTAACAAATTTATCCCTGTTTATGTAACTGAAAACATGGTCGGTCACAAGCTCGGTGAGTTTGCTTTGACGCGTACGTTTCGCGGCCATAAAAAAGACGATAAAAAAGTTAAGAGATAGGTGGGATGATCATGGATGTTCAAGCTAAAGGAAGGTATGTAAGAGTATCTCCCAGAAAAGCTCGTCTCGTAGCTGACTTAGTAAGAGGCAAAAGCGCAGAAGCCGCGATAGATATTCTTAATTTTACTCCTAAGAAAGCGGCAAAAGATATTACGAAGGTTATCAAATCTGCGGTTTCAAACGCTGAAGAAAATCATGGCGTGAGAGATGTTTCCGGATTGAAGATAAAGGAAATCAAAGTTGACGGCGGTCCTATTCTGAAAAGATATATGCCGAGAGCCTATGGCCGTGCGACTATGATACGCAAAAGGACCAGTCACATAACAGTTGTTTTGTCGGAATAGTGGAGGTGAAATAGTGGGGCAAAAAGTACATCCTGTGGGAATTCGGATTGGAGTTAATAAAAACTGGAAGTCCGTTTGGTATGCAGGTAAAAGAGAATACAGAAAAAATCTTATGGAAGATCTGAAAATCAGAGATTTTCTTAAAAAAAGGCTGAAACAGGCCGGAGTGTCTTCAGTTGATATAGAAAGGATGGGCTCTAAACTTAAAATAACCCTCAATACAAGCAGACCCGGGATTGTTATAGGCAAGAAAGGGGCTGAGATAGAGAAACTGAAAAAAGAGCTCAATAAGTTTACTGCTGCTGATGTACAAGTTGGTATCAGGGAAATTAAAAAACCTGAAACCGATGCACAATTAATCGCTGACAACATAGGTTTCCAGTTGATCAGAAGGGTTGCCTTCCGTAGGGCAATGAAAAAGGCCGTACTACAGGCTATGAAGGCCGGAGCTCAGGGGATAAAAGTGATGTCATCCGGGCGACTTGCCGGTTCCGATATGGCGAGAACCGAATGGTACATAAGAGGCAGAGTTCCTCTTCAAACCCTGAGAGCAGATATTGAATACGGTTATTCCGAAGCCTTGACCACATATGGGATAATCGGTGTTAAGGTTTGGCTTTTTAAAGGTGAAATAATTGAAGCTAAGAATAATAGTAGTACAGAGGTAGATTAATCATGTTAATGCCAAAAAAGTTAAAATACCGAAAGCAGTTTAAAGGCAGGATCAAAGGAAAGGCCACAAAAGGCAATTCCATAGAATTTGGTGAGTACGGTTTGCAGGCTACCCAGAAAGGGAAGATTACCAGCAGGCAGATAGAAGCCGCCAGGATTGCTATCAACAGGTCTTTACGTAGAGGAGGAAAGGTATTTATACGTATTTT is from Flexistipes sinusarabici DSM 4947 and encodes:
- the tuf gene encoding elongation factor Tu; this translates as MSKQKYERKKPHVNVGTIGHVDHGKTTLTAAMTHVLSLKGYADYIEFGNIDKAPEEKERGITIATAHVEYESDKRHYAHVDCPGHADYVKNMITGAAQMDGAILVVSAADGPMPQTREHILLARQVGVPSIVVFMNKCDMVDDEELLELVELEIRDLLNTYEFPGDDIPIIKGSALQALENAEDEEKTKCIWELLQAMDDYIPAPERDIDKPFLMPIEDVFSISGRGTVVTGRVERGKVRVQDEIEIVGLTDTRKTVVTGVEMFRKILDEGEAGDNVGVLLRGIKKDDVERGQVLAKPGSITPHRKFKCEAYILTKEEGGRHTPFFSGYRPQFYFRTTDVTGVITLAEGVEMVMPGDNISCDVDLIQPIAMEQGLRFAIREGGRTVGAGVVTEIVE
- the rpsJ gene encoding 30S ribosomal protein S10 gives rise to the protein MAEQKIRIKLKGYDHKILDKAVKDIVSTAKRTGAQTVGPIPLPTKKEKFTVLKSPHVNKKARDQYEIRTHKRLVDIFEHNPQTIDALMKLELSAGVDVEIKL
- the rplC gene encoding 50S ribosomal protein L3, producing the protein MFKAILGKKIGMSQIFTPEGKVIPVTVIEAGPCTVVQKKNVASDGYNALQMGYQKIKKVKNVTKPMLGHFKKNNLEPFKVLKEVKVENPDEFEIGQEVTVEAFAEGDVVDVQGKSIGKGFQGVMKRYNFGGGPASHGSNFHREPGSIGMCEMPAETPKGRKMPGRMGGKKVTVQGIKVVRVMPEKNLLLVAGAVPGHKNSTVFLRESTKKQKSN
- the rplD gene encoding 50S ribosomal protein L4 yields the protein MSKLDVINTNADKVDELDISEQLMDYPEKPWLVHEVVKMQLAGRRAGTHATKNRANISGGGKKPWRQKGTGRARAGSSRSPLWVGGATMFGPQPRSYAYKMPKKKVRSALKSAFSSKLKDGSVKIFDKLATENGKTKEAAEILAKLKAERNVLVLFTEYDEKLIKAFRNIPYVKLLNVQGLNVYDTVHAENILMSQECLQNVMEVLEK
- a CDS encoding 50S ribosomal protein L23, translating into MISVYDVIKKPLITEKAVSLKEDQNQVVFSVHPQANKVQIKQAVEELFEVKVKDVKTMNFKGKKKRFGLTLGRRDDWKKAVVMLEEDQKLEFV
- the rplB gene encoding 50S ribosomal protein L2, yielding MGVKKYKPTSPGVRFRTNDDYSNVTAEKPEKSLVKPLAKKGGRNSYGRITVRHKGGGNKRLYRVIDFKRNKIDVPGVVKTIEYDPNRSARIALIVYADGEKRYILAPIGLKVGDHVLSGKDADIKPGNSLLLKEIPVGTVLHNVELRPGKGGQLARSAGTYSQLLSKEKGYCHVRLPSGEIRLVNAECRATVGQVSNPEHENLSVGKAGKNRWFGIRPSVRGVAMNPIDHPHGGGEGRTSGGRHPVTPWGKPTKGYKTRKSNKPTNKYIISRRR
- the rpsS gene encoding 30S ribosomal protein S19, whose product is MPRSLKKGPFIDDHLLDKVNAAKEKGDKKVIKTWSRRSTILPEMVGLTFAVHNGNKFIPVYVTENMVGHKLGEFALTRTFRGHKKDDKKVKR
- the rplV gene encoding 50S ribosomal protein L22, whose protein sequence is MDVQAKGRYVRVSPRKARLVADLVRGKSAEAAIDILNFTPKKAAKDITKVIKSAVSNAEENHGVRDVSGLKIKEIKVDGGPILKRYMPRAYGRATMIRKRTSHITVVLSE
- the rpsC gene encoding 30S ribosomal protein S3, translating into MGQKVHPVGIRIGVNKNWKSVWYAGKREYRKNLMEDLKIRDFLKKRLKQAGVSSVDIERMGSKLKITLNTSRPGIVIGKKGAEIEKLKKELNKFTAADVQVGIREIKKPETDAQLIADNIGFQLIRRVAFRRAMKKAVLQAMKAGAQGIKVMSSGRLAGSDMARTEWYIRGRVPLQTLRADIEYGYSEALTTYGIIGVKVWLFKGEIIEAKNNSSTEVD